A region of Paraburkholderia sp. BL23I1N1 DNA encodes the following proteins:
- a CDS encoding amidohydrolase family protein, which produces MDLIIRRAMLPPGVAPQHGQPVDIGIEAGRIVAVEANLAAAAREEIDAAGSLVTPPFVDPHFHMDATLSYGLPRVNASGTLLEGIALWGELKPHLTQEALIERALQYCDWAVARGLLAIRSHVDVCDPRLLAVEALVEVKRRVAPYLDLQLVAFPQDGVLRSAGAFENLKRAIAMGVDVVGGIPHFERTMADGAQSVRMLCEFAAEQGLRVDMHCDESDDPMSRHIETLAAETHRLGLHGRVAGSHLTSMHSMDNYYVSKLLPLMRESGVAAIANPLINITLQGRSDTYPKRRGMTRVPEMMAAGITVAFGHDCVMDPWYSLGSGDMLEVAHMGLHVAQMTGVDGMQACFDSVTVNAARILGLEDYGITPGCAANLVLLDARDPVEAIRLRAARLAVVSRGKVVSRAPAASAALSLEGRPAQVDFKLHRG; this is translated from the coding sequence ATGGATCTGATTATCCGCCGCGCGATGCTGCCGCCGGGCGTCGCGCCGCAGCACGGGCAGCCGGTTGACATCGGCATCGAAGCAGGCCGCATCGTCGCCGTCGAAGCAAATCTTGCCGCGGCCGCTCGCGAAGAAATCGACGCCGCCGGTTCGCTCGTTACACCGCCATTCGTCGATCCGCATTTCCACATGGACGCGACGCTGTCGTACGGTCTGCCGCGGGTGAATGCGTCGGGCACCTTGCTGGAAGGCATCGCGCTGTGGGGTGAACTGAAACCGCATCTGACGCAGGAGGCGCTGATCGAGCGCGCGCTGCAGTACTGCGATTGGGCGGTCGCGCGCGGTCTGCTGGCCATTCGCAGTCACGTGGACGTATGCGATCCGCGCTTGCTCGCGGTCGAGGCGCTGGTTGAAGTGAAGCGCCGCGTCGCACCGTATCTCGACCTGCAACTCGTCGCGTTTCCGCAGGACGGCGTCTTGCGCAGTGCCGGCGCATTCGAGAATCTCAAGCGGGCGATTGCGATGGGCGTCGACGTGGTCGGCGGCATTCCACATTTCGAACGCACGATGGCCGACGGCGCGCAGTCCGTGCGCATGTTGTGCGAGTTCGCGGCGGAGCAGGGCTTGCGCGTCGACATGCATTGCGACGAATCGGACGATCCGATGTCGCGCCATATCGAAACGCTCGCGGCCGAAACGCACCGGCTCGGCTTGCATGGGCGCGTCGCCGGTTCGCACCTGACCTCGATGCATTCGATGGACAACTACTACGTCAGCAAGCTCTTGCCGCTGATGCGCGAGTCGGGCGTCGCGGCGATTGCCAATCCGTTGATCAACATCACGCTCCAAGGCCGCAGCGACACGTATCCGAAACGGCGTGGCATGACGCGCGTGCCGGAGATGATGGCGGCGGGCATCACCGTCGCGTTCGGCCACGATTGCGTGATGGACCCTTGGTACAGCCTCGGTTCGGGCGACATGCTCGAAGTCGCGCACATGGGCTTGCATGTTGCGCAGATGACGGGCGTCGACGGCATGCAGGCGTGCTTCGACTCGGTCACGGTGAACGCCGCGCGCATTCTCGGTCTGGAAGACTACGGCATCACGCCGGGTTGCGCCGCCAATCTCGTGCTGCTCGACGCGCGCGATCCGGTCGAAGCGATCCGTCTGCGCGCCGCGCGGCTCGCGGTGGTGAGTCGCGGCAAGGTGGTGAGCCGTGCGCCCGCTGCGAGTGCGGCCTTGTCGCTGGAAGGGCGTCCCGCGCAGGTGGATTTCAAGCTGCATCGCGGTTAG